The following coding sequences lie in one Vigna unguiculata cultivar IT97K-499-35 unplaced genomic scaffold, ASM411807v1 contig_77, whole genome shotgun sequence genomic window:
- the LOC114172943 gene encoding TMV resistance protein N-like — protein MCVVGSWKRDLFVNNYEIQPSDVRLQKGDFGEAFKATAKQTFSAQQLEHGMSRWSHALTKAANFFGWDESNYRSDAELVDKIVKSVLNLPVLSATKFPVGLQSHVEDVIHTIKNNSTEVCMIGICGMEGSDVLKPKVEVRNIEKGRNIRERHFRKRVLIVLDNVNDHSLLINLSDSLLWFDKGTVIIITTKHEQLLKTHDVNAVFRINLLNAKESLELLSWHAFREAKPKEEYHDLAKAIVTHCGGLPLALEVIGTYLYERTKEEWHRVLFKLGKTPQHDVLPVLKICFEGLPNQIERNLFLDIYCFFVGKDRAYVTKILNGCGVDADSGIGILIERSLIIVKKNNKFGLHPLLREMAREIIGEITSGMEAKKTSRLWFDMDADYVLLEHILFSSQEKKFIQRFPPKWFPTVKDFFERDYLEVRDAIRRMKLGGHCEYRSKELGLIRLEKFSSEYHPIGFQHDAIAIDLKHRLPRLVWKEPQQVQDILVEYGVNITESHTSKQHFRSFSIGVGRWKEFFDAFSDRISKVIAGSESCEVSLPGDNDPNCLAHMGEGYSVSFTVPRDRDIKGMALCIVYLSNPEIVATEGLRSVLIVNYTKCTLHIHNHGTVIFFNDKDWEGIISNLGSGDKVEIFVIFGDGLVVRRTIVYLIFGESNDLEKESPSKKNSLIRFMKKL, from the exons atgtgtGTAGTTGGTAGTTGGAAG AGAGACTTGTTTGTCAACAACTACGAGATTCAGCCATCTGATGTGCGTCTTCAGAAGGGTGATTTTGGAGAAGCATTCAAAGCAACTGCAAAACAAACATTTTCAGCTCAACAACTAGAGCATGGCATGTCAAGGTGGAGCCACGCGCTCACCAAAGCAGCAAATTTCTTTGGCTGGGATGAGAGCAATTACAG GAGTGATGCTGAACTAGTGGACAAAATTGTTAAGAGCGTTCTTAATTTACCAGTCTTGTCTGCTACTAAATTTCCAGTTGGATTACAATCCCATGTGGAAGATGTGATTCACACTATCAAAAATAATTCCACGGAAGTTTGTATGATAGGAATATGTGGAATGGAAGGATCTG ATGTCCTAAAACCAAAGGTAGAGGTACGTAACATTGAGAAGGGAAGAAATATTCGAGAAAGGCATTTTCGGAAAAGGGTGCTCATTGTACTTGACAATGTGAATGACCATTCTCTATTAATAAACCTATCGGATAGTCTTCTGTGGTTTGATAAAGGAActgtaataataattacaacTAAGCATGAACAACTTTTGAAGACACATGATGTTAATGCTGTTTTTCGGATAAATCTATTGAACGCAAAAGAGTCTCTTGAGCTTCTTAGTTGGCACGCATTTAGAGAAGCAAAACCAAAAGAAGAATACCATGACCTTGCAAAAGCAATAGTTACTCACTGTGGAGGACTACCTCTGGCTCTTGAAGTCATTGGAACTTATTTATATGAAAGGACGAAAGAAGAATGGCATAGAGTACTGTTCAAATTAGGGAAAACTCCCCAGCATGACGTTCTACCAGTATTGAAAATATGTTTCGAAGGTTTACCTAATCAAATTGAAAGAAATTTATTCCTTGATATATATTGTTTCTTTGTTGGTAAAGATAGAGCCTATGTTACAAAGATCCTTAATGGTTGTGGGGTAGACGCTGATAGTGGAATAGGAATTCTCATAGAACGTAGCCTCATAATAGTTAAAAAGAACAACAAGTTTGGATTGCATCCTTTGCTAAGAGAAATGGCAAGAGAAATTATTGGCGAAATTACTTCAGGAATGGAAGCTAAGAAGACCAGTCGACTATGGTTTGATATGGATGCAGATTATGTACTGTTAGAGCATATT ctATTTTCATCacaggaaaaaaaattcattcagAGATTCCCTCCGAAATGGTTTCCAACTGTAAAAGATTTCTTCGAACGTGATTATTTAGAGGTAAGAGACGCAATAAGAAGGATGAAACTCGGTGGACATTGTGAGTACCGCTCTAAGGAACTGGGATTGATTAGGTTGGAAAAGTTTTCTTCAGAATACCATCCTATTGGATTTCAACATGATGCAATAGCCATTGATTTAAAACACCGTCTTCCTCGACTCGTCTGGAAAGAACCCCAG CAAGTACAAGATATTTTGGTCGAATATGGTGTAAATATTACAGAATCACACACTTCAAAGCAGCACTTCAGGTCTTTTTCGATCGGTGTTGGAAGATGGAAAGAATTCTTCGATGCTTTCAGTGATAGAATTTCCAAG GTAATTGCAGGAAGTGAATCTTGTGAAGTTTCTCTTCCTGGTGACAATGATCCTAATTGTTTGGCCCATATGGGTGAGGGATATTCTGTTTCTTTCACTGTGCCTCGGGATCGTGACATAAAGGGAATGgctttgtgtatagtttatttATCAAACCCTGAAATTGTGGCAACCGAAGGTCTTAGAAGTGTCTTAATTGTTAATTATACAAAGTGCACATTGCATATACACAACCATGGCACGGTAATTTTCTTTAACGATAAAGATTGGGAGggtataatatcaaatttaggATCAGGAGACAAGGTTGAGATTTTCGTGATTTTTGGTGATGGATTGGTAGTGAGGAGAACAATTGTGTATCTTATATTTGGTGAATCAAATGACTTAGAAAAGGAGTCTCCGTCAAAGAAAAATTCCCTAAttagatttatgaaaaaattgtaa
- the LOC114172944 gene encoding LEAF RUST 10 DISEASE-RESISTANCE LOCUS RECEPTOR-LIKE PROTEIN KINASE-like 1.5, giving the protein MSSSIVIIFLFLSLFRPCNTQTCSSNNTNPCPPFSSHPPFPFSSTPGCGHPSFHITCSSPHSFISINNLSFSILSYNSNTSSITLSPRPNPTPHPNCPSFSFIPTRHINLSATPFRVSAATCSRLSFLRPCSPPSLPNCSHCPSQCHLIKSPSHLLPDCRSTHHSPQYSDSPCLTDILGFLQQFLKNGIQLDWDQSRDPYFTNCTICRANNSTCGFGSLYLAQLRDGCSGCCCRWFCSCREK; this is encoded by the coding sequence ATGTCTTCCTCCATCGTCatcattttcctcttcctctccctcTTCAGACCCTGCAACACTCAAACATGCTCTTCCAATAACACAAACCCGTGTCCTCCGTTCTCCTCTCACCCTCCTTTCCCTTTCTCCTCCACACCAGGCTGTGGCCACCCCTCCTTCCATATAACCTGTTCCAGCCCCCATTCTTTCATCTCCATCAACAACCTCTCCTTCTCCATACTCTCCTACAACTCCAACACCTCCTCCATAACCCTCTCCCCTCGCCCTAACCCAACGCCCCACCCCAACTGTCCCTCCTTCTCCTTCATTCCTACCCGCCACATCAACCTCTCCGCCACCCCCTTTCGTGTCTCAGCCGCCACGTGCTCCCGCCTCTCCTTCCTCCGCCCCTGCTCGCCGCCTTCCCTCCCTAACTGCTCCCACTGCCCCTCCCAGTGCCACCTCATCAAATCTCCCTCCCACCTTCTCCCTGACTGCAGATCCACCCACCACTCCCCTCAGTACTCAGACTCCCCCTGCCTCACCGACATCCTCGGCTTCCTCCAACAGTTCCTCAAGAACGGAATCCAACTCGACTGGGACCAGAGCCGTGACCCCTACTTCACTAATTGCACCATCTGCCGTGCCAACAACAGCACCTGCGGGTTTGGGTCCCTCTACCTCGCGCAGCTCCGCGACGGCTGTTCTGGTTGTTGCTGCCGCTGGTTTTGCTCCTGCAGAGAGAAATAG